The following are encoded in a window of Carassius auratus strain Wakin chromosome 6, ASM336829v1, whole genome shotgun sequence genomic DNA:
- the artn gene encoding neurturin, whose protein sequence is MTGEVDQDRKDGKGWRSLETCMAAPARCHLRNWKVMLLVFVCLLGLVDGHFLQEEKEESRPSKLRASSTSAEHPGPQKDLDERQSRAPWARLHDSSLDEEGEGHLIRWQRSSTNSSSSRRSSRNRKERRNRKRGRSSQDCRLERKEMKVRDLGLGYDSDEIVLFKYCVGTCMSARKNYDLALKVLTDNGSVPSRKVSLHPCCRPTRFETISFMDAQTSWQTIKWLSAANCSCVG, encoded by the exons ATGGCAAAGGGTGGAGAAGTCTGGAGACCTGCATGGCTGCACCTGCCCGATGTCACCTGAGGAACTGGAAG GTGATgcttcttgtgtttgtgtgtcttctgGGTCTCGTTGATGGACATTTCCTCCAAGAGGAGAAAGAAGAGTCCCGTCCTAGCAAGCTGAGAGCCTCATCAACCTCTGCAGAACATCCAGGACCACAGAAAGATCTAGATGAGAGGCAGAGCAGAGCGCCATGGGCACGACTGCATG ATTCGTCGCTGGACGAGGAAGGCGAGGGTCATCTGATCCGGTGGCAGCGCTCCTCTACAAACAGCTCCAGTTCACGGAGGTCCAGTAGGAACCGTAAGGAGCGGCGCAACCGTAAGCGAGGCCGGAGCAGCCAGGACTGCCGTTTGGAGAGGAAAGAGATGAAGGTGCGTGATCTGGGCCTCGGCTACGACTCGGATGAGATCGTGCTGTTTAAGTACTGTGTGGGGACGTGCATGAGCGCCCGTAAGAACTACGACCTGGCCCTGAAGGTGCTGACGGACAACGGCAGCGTTCCAAGCCGCAAGGTGAGCCTTCACCCCTGCTGCAGACCTACACGCTTCGAGACCATCTCCTTCATGGACGCCCAGACGAGCTGGCAGACCATCAAATGGCTTTCAGCGGCCAACTGCAGCTGTGTGGGATGA